A single Saccopteryx bilineata isolate mSacBil1 chromosome 7, mSacBil1_pri_phased_curated, whole genome shotgun sequence DNA region contains:
- the HUS1 gene encoding checkpoint protein HUS1 isoform X1, which yields MKFRAKIVDAACLNHFTRVSCMVAKLARACTLRISPCKLHFILADSAAGGGVSMWCELPQENFFSEFQMEGVSEENNEIYVELTSENLARALKTAQNARALKVKLTNKHFPCLTISIELVSLSSSSRMVTHDIPIKVIPRKLWKNLQEPTIPDSDVSIYLPLLKTMKSVVEKMKNISSHLIIQANLNGDLNLKIETELVCVTTHFKDLGNPPLASEDASQDRDPEQMAEVHVDIRKFLQLLAGQQVNPTRAVCISCGAVVPLMSQLLSGPTLWSWLLGPHSDVVSHKMVHFDLLHEDVSLQYFIPALS from the exons ATGAAGTTTCGCGCCAAGATTGTGGACGCGGCCTGTCTGAACCACTTCACGC GTGTCAGCTGCATGGTGGCCAAGCTCGCCCGAGCCTGCACCCTGCGGATCAGCCCGTGCAAGCTGCACTTCATCCTGGCCGATTCTGCGGCCGGCGGCGGGGTCAGCATGTGGTGCGAGCTGCCCCAG GAGAACTTCTTCAGCGAGTTCCAGATGGAAGGTGTCTCCGAGGAGAACAACGAGATTTACGTGGAGCTCACGTCGGAAAACCTGGCTCGGGCCCTGAAGACGGCACAGAACGCCAGGGCCCTGAAGGTCAAGCTGACCAACAAGCACTTTCCCTGCCTGACCATCTCCATAGAGCTG GTGTCTCTGTCCAGCAGCAGTCGCATGGTGACCCACGACATCCCCATTAAGGTCATTCCTAGGAAGTTGTGGAAGAATTTACAGGAACCGACAATCCCAGACTCTGAC GTCAGTATTTATCTGCCGCTGCTGAAGACCATGAAGAGTGttgtggagaaaatgaaaaacatcagcAGTCACCTT ATTATTCAAGCAAACCTAAATGGAGACTTGAACTTGAAAATAGAAACTGAACTAGTGTGTGTTACAACTCACTTTAAAGACCTTGGAAACCCTCCATTAG CCTCTGAAGATGCGTCTCAGGACAGAGACCCAGAGCAGATGGCGGAAGTGCACGTGGACATCAGGAAGTTCCTGCAGCTTCTTGCTGGTCAGCAGGTCAACCCCACACGGGCCGTCTGCA TTTCCTGTGGAGCAGTGGTCCCTCTGATGTCACAGCTCCTGTCCGGCCCCACGTTGTGGTCCTGGCTGCTGGGCCCTCACTCTG ACGTCGTGAGTCACAAGATGGTCCACTTTGACTTGCTGCACGAGGACGTGTCCCTACAGTACTTCATCCCGGCCCTGTCCTAG
- the HUS1 gene encoding checkpoint protein HUS1 isoform X6 translates to MEGVSEENNEIYVELTSENLARALKTAQNARALKVKLTNKHFPCLTISIELVSLSSSSRMVTHDIPIKVIPRKLWKNLQEPTIPDSDVSIYLPLLKTMKSVVEKMKNISSHLIIQANLNGDLNLKIETELVCVTTHFKDLGNPPLASEDASQDRDPEQMAEVHVDIRKFLQLLAGQQVNPTRAVCISCGAVVPLMSQLLSGPTLWSWLLGPHSDVVSHKMVHFDLLHEDVSLQYFIPALS, encoded by the exons ATGGAAGGTGTCTCCGAGGAGAACAACGAGATTTACGTGGAGCTCACGTCGGAAAACCTGGCTCGGGCCCTGAAGACGGCACAGAACGCCAGGGCCCTGAAGGTCAAGCTGACCAACAAGCACTTTCCCTGCCTGACCATCTCCATAGAGCTG GTGTCTCTGTCCAGCAGCAGTCGCATGGTGACCCACGACATCCCCATTAAGGTCATTCCTAGGAAGTTGTGGAAGAATTTACAGGAACCGACAATCCCAGACTCTGAC GTCAGTATTTATCTGCCGCTGCTGAAGACCATGAAGAGTGttgtggagaaaatgaaaaacatcagcAGTCACCTT ATTATTCAAGCAAACCTAAATGGAGACTTGAACTTGAAAATAGAAACTGAACTAGTGTGTGTTACAACTCACTTTAAAGACCTTGGAAACCCTCCATTAG CCTCTGAAGATGCGTCTCAGGACAGAGACCCAGAGCAGATGGCGGAAGTGCACGTGGACATCAGGAAGTTCCTGCAGCTTCTTGCTGGTCAGCAGGTCAACCCCACACGGGCCGTCTGCA TTTCCTGTGGAGCAGTGGTCCCTCTGATGTCACAGCTCCTGTCCGGCCCCACGTTGTGGTCCTGGCTGCTGGGCCCTCACTCTG ACGTCGTGAGTCACAAGATGGTCCACTTTGACTTGCTGCACGAGGACGTGTCCCTACAGTACTTCATCCCGGCCCTGTCCTAG
- the HUS1 gene encoding checkpoint protein HUS1 isoform X2, with amino-acid sequence MVAKLARACTLRISPCKLHFILADSAAGGGVSMWCELPQENFFSEFQMEGVSEENNEIYVELTSENLARALKTAQNARALKVKLTNKHFPCLTISIELVSLSSSSRMVTHDIPIKVIPRKLWKNLQEPTIPDSDVSIYLPLLKTMKSVVEKMKNISSHLIIQANLNGDLNLKIETELVCVTTHFKDLGNPPLASEDASQDRDPEQMAEVHVDIRKFLQLLAGQQVNPTRAVCISCGAVVPLMSQLLSGPTLWSWLLGPHSDVVSHKMVHFDLLHEDVSLQYFIPALS; translated from the exons ATGGTGGCCAAGCTCGCCCGAGCCTGCACCCTGCGGATCAGCCCGTGCAAGCTGCACTTCATCCTGGCCGATTCTGCGGCCGGCGGCGGGGTCAGCATGTGGTGCGAGCTGCCCCAG GAGAACTTCTTCAGCGAGTTCCAGATGGAAGGTGTCTCCGAGGAGAACAACGAGATTTACGTGGAGCTCACGTCGGAAAACCTGGCTCGGGCCCTGAAGACGGCACAGAACGCCAGGGCCCTGAAGGTCAAGCTGACCAACAAGCACTTTCCCTGCCTGACCATCTCCATAGAGCTG GTGTCTCTGTCCAGCAGCAGTCGCATGGTGACCCACGACATCCCCATTAAGGTCATTCCTAGGAAGTTGTGGAAGAATTTACAGGAACCGACAATCCCAGACTCTGAC GTCAGTATTTATCTGCCGCTGCTGAAGACCATGAAGAGTGttgtggagaaaatgaaaaacatcagcAGTCACCTT ATTATTCAAGCAAACCTAAATGGAGACTTGAACTTGAAAATAGAAACTGAACTAGTGTGTGTTACAACTCACTTTAAAGACCTTGGAAACCCTCCATTAG CCTCTGAAGATGCGTCTCAGGACAGAGACCCAGAGCAGATGGCGGAAGTGCACGTGGACATCAGGAAGTTCCTGCAGCTTCTTGCTGGTCAGCAGGTCAACCCCACACGGGCCGTCTGCA TTTCCTGTGGAGCAGTGGTCCCTCTGATGTCACAGCTCCTGTCCGGCCCCACGTTGTGGTCCTGGCTGCTGGGCCCTCACTCTG ACGTCGTGAGTCACAAGATGGTCCACTTTGACTTGCTGCACGAGGACGTGTCCCTACAGTACTTCATCCCGGCCCTGTCCTAG
- the HUS1 gene encoding checkpoint protein HUS1 isoform X3, producing the protein MKFRAKIVDAACLNHFTRVSCMVAKLARACTLRISPCKLHFILADSAAGGGVSMWCELPQENFFSEFQMEGVSEENNEIYVELTSENLARALKTAQNARALKVKLTNKHFPCLTISIELVSLSSSSRMVTHDIPIKVIPRKLWKNLQEPTIPDSDVSIYLPLLKTMKSVVEKMKNISSHLIIQANLNGDLNLKIETELVCVTTHFKDLGNPPLASEDASQDRDPEQMAEVHVDIRKFLQLLAGQQVNPTRAVCNVVSHKMVHFDLLHEDVSLQYFIPALS; encoded by the exons ATGAAGTTTCGCGCCAAGATTGTGGACGCGGCCTGTCTGAACCACTTCACGC GTGTCAGCTGCATGGTGGCCAAGCTCGCCCGAGCCTGCACCCTGCGGATCAGCCCGTGCAAGCTGCACTTCATCCTGGCCGATTCTGCGGCCGGCGGCGGGGTCAGCATGTGGTGCGAGCTGCCCCAG GAGAACTTCTTCAGCGAGTTCCAGATGGAAGGTGTCTCCGAGGAGAACAACGAGATTTACGTGGAGCTCACGTCGGAAAACCTGGCTCGGGCCCTGAAGACGGCACAGAACGCCAGGGCCCTGAAGGTCAAGCTGACCAACAAGCACTTTCCCTGCCTGACCATCTCCATAGAGCTG GTGTCTCTGTCCAGCAGCAGTCGCATGGTGACCCACGACATCCCCATTAAGGTCATTCCTAGGAAGTTGTGGAAGAATTTACAGGAACCGACAATCCCAGACTCTGAC GTCAGTATTTATCTGCCGCTGCTGAAGACCATGAAGAGTGttgtggagaaaatgaaaaacatcagcAGTCACCTT ATTATTCAAGCAAACCTAAATGGAGACTTGAACTTGAAAATAGAAACTGAACTAGTGTGTGTTACAACTCACTTTAAAGACCTTGGAAACCCTCCATTAG CCTCTGAAGATGCGTCTCAGGACAGAGACCCAGAGCAGATGGCGGAAGTGCACGTGGACATCAGGAAGTTCCTGCAGCTTCTTGCTGGTCAGCAGGTCAACCCCACACGGGCCGTCTGCA ACGTCGTGAGTCACAAGATGGTCCACTTTGACTTGCTGCACGAGGACGTGTCCCTACAGTACTTCATCCCGGCCCTGTCCTAG
- the HUS1 gene encoding checkpoint protein HUS1 isoform X5, which yields MKFRAKIVDAACLNHFTRVSCMVAKLARACTLRISPCKLHFILADSAAGGGVSMWCELPQENFFSEFQMEGVSEENNEIYVELTSENLARALKTAQNARALKVKLTNKHFPCLTISIELVSLSSSSRMVTHDIPIKVIPRKLWKNLQEPTIPDSDVSIYLPLLKTMKSVVEKMKNISSHLIIQANLNGDLNLKIETELVCVTTHFKDLGNPPLASEDASQDRDPEQMAEVHVDIRKFLQLLADVVSHKMVHFDLLHEDVSLQYFIPALS from the exons ATGAAGTTTCGCGCCAAGATTGTGGACGCGGCCTGTCTGAACCACTTCACGC GTGTCAGCTGCATGGTGGCCAAGCTCGCCCGAGCCTGCACCCTGCGGATCAGCCCGTGCAAGCTGCACTTCATCCTGGCCGATTCTGCGGCCGGCGGCGGGGTCAGCATGTGGTGCGAGCTGCCCCAG GAGAACTTCTTCAGCGAGTTCCAGATGGAAGGTGTCTCCGAGGAGAACAACGAGATTTACGTGGAGCTCACGTCGGAAAACCTGGCTCGGGCCCTGAAGACGGCACAGAACGCCAGGGCCCTGAAGGTCAAGCTGACCAACAAGCACTTTCCCTGCCTGACCATCTCCATAGAGCTG GTGTCTCTGTCCAGCAGCAGTCGCATGGTGACCCACGACATCCCCATTAAGGTCATTCCTAGGAAGTTGTGGAAGAATTTACAGGAACCGACAATCCCAGACTCTGAC GTCAGTATTTATCTGCCGCTGCTGAAGACCATGAAGAGTGttgtggagaaaatgaaaaacatcagcAGTCACCTT ATTATTCAAGCAAACCTAAATGGAGACTTGAACTTGAAAATAGAAACTGAACTAGTGTGTGTTACAACTCACTTTAAAGACCTTGGAAACCCTCCATTAG CCTCTGAAGATGCGTCTCAGGACAGAGACCCAGAGCAGATGGCGGAAGTGCACGTGGACATCAGGAAGTTCCTGCAGCTTCTTGCTG ACGTCGTGAGTCACAAGATGGTCCACTTTGACTTGCTGCACGAGGACGTGTCCCTACAGTACTTCATCCCGGCCCTGTCCTAG
- the HUS1 gene encoding checkpoint protein HUS1 isoform X4 yields the protein MKFRAKIVDAACLNHFTRVSCMVAKLARACTLRISPCKLHFILADSAAGGGVSMWCELPQENFFSEFQMEGVSEENNEIYVELTSENLARALKTAQNARALKVKLTNKHFPCLTISIELVSLSSSSRMVTHDIPIKVIPRKLWKNLQEPTIPDSDVSIYLPLLKTMKSVVEKMKNISSHLIIQANLNGDLNLKIETELVCVTTHFKDLGNPPLASEDASQDRDPEQMAEVHVDIRKFLQLLAGQQVNPTRAVCTPVRPHVVVLAAGPSL from the exons ATGAAGTTTCGCGCCAAGATTGTGGACGCGGCCTGTCTGAACCACTTCACGC GTGTCAGCTGCATGGTGGCCAAGCTCGCCCGAGCCTGCACCCTGCGGATCAGCCCGTGCAAGCTGCACTTCATCCTGGCCGATTCTGCGGCCGGCGGCGGGGTCAGCATGTGGTGCGAGCTGCCCCAG GAGAACTTCTTCAGCGAGTTCCAGATGGAAGGTGTCTCCGAGGAGAACAACGAGATTTACGTGGAGCTCACGTCGGAAAACCTGGCTCGGGCCCTGAAGACGGCACAGAACGCCAGGGCCCTGAAGGTCAAGCTGACCAACAAGCACTTTCCCTGCCTGACCATCTCCATAGAGCTG GTGTCTCTGTCCAGCAGCAGTCGCATGGTGACCCACGACATCCCCATTAAGGTCATTCCTAGGAAGTTGTGGAAGAATTTACAGGAACCGACAATCCCAGACTCTGAC GTCAGTATTTATCTGCCGCTGCTGAAGACCATGAAGAGTGttgtggagaaaatgaaaaacatcagcAGTCACCTT ATTATTCAAGCAAACCTAAATGGAGACTTGAACTTGAAAATAGAAACTGAACTAGTGTGTGTTACAACTCACTTTAAAGACCTTGGAAACCCTCCATTAG CCTCTGAAGATGCGTCTCAGGACAGAGACCCAGAGCAGATGGCGGAAGTGCACGTGGACATCAGGAAGTTCCTGCAGCTTCTTGCTGGTCAGCAGGTCAACCCCACACGGGCCGTCTGCA CTCCTGTCCGGCCCCACGTTGTGGTCCTGGCTGCTGGGCCCTCACTCTG A